A single region of the Sorghum bicolor cultivar BTx623 chromosome 9, Sorghum_bicolor_NCBIv3, whole genome shotgun sequence genome encodes:
- the LOC8077901 gene encoding putative E3 ubiquitin-protein ligase LIN-1 isoform X2, whose protein sequence is MPTAPAAVPPRTCMDSLIAFLHHHLRALLADPAALHATRRRCLALLTPPLRHRCRDNLSGGGQEEENNDEDDDEAVLAALHGSIDALLPSSSSVVVDGDGAAAAAVCLAGVEEALQAPALLPEHGQTAGLDNRRVAACAYFCLALVRCAQGDAWQMAMDLLQAVAVCPAAVAATTARDDGATTGLVPRALWEGLFDEGVLARAGAGGAGEDDAARRAARRYKDWLMYYKVVAADGAQNGGCLQAGRSGSPSISRWLNSSEDRTNHSVDREGISTVSASKSGVHGFAELKDFLSIADQDFQEDTKGSSDSRCLHEMLQESQSDSPVSFYSHLDSSEESDSEQAAPYDKGRSAKIMPIDADFLAAKLHERSNHNKNLTWCTSPENAMIYAPESPMYKVDDHEMKSNCLQSNRSHGSLNNLSNSVLELKNADSYSTSNYSAKDAMFPQCSPRYDLRCFSTFSTKFIKKSSLSDLVSRGSMSRKFKTSTTSDDWSDVSSRWGKDSQVDFLERFEKAVSRLLISDGLESCLDAGSEVTTIWQLLNNTSEARHNSSVRQDILDQLLDSISTSKKDKVVRASVYVLLLMISEDRNMMRGIKRKDFHLSNLAIALKRDVHEAAILIYLLDPTPLEIKNLDLLPSLLHVACNSGTQKWPAMLPLTPTSASIALIEILVTAFDYVTNNVHLASLSSPPILSKLVDVAKNHNLEEGVALAAILIRCVRLNGNCKKFLSQATPVDPFLHLLRRKEHRAKCAALEYFHEILQIPRSSANSLLEEIRRQGGIAIMHTLMVSLHQTEPEHRVLAASLLLQLDMMVSYSFWQERSDGRSVFQDEAMEVLLDSLSSQENSRVQALSACFLSNLGGTYSWSGESYTAAWLTKKAGLTSTSQRNTIRNIDWLDSCLQDTEISTWSNKSARAIIKIGVPFISALAKGMQSKVKGTSQDCLICSAWLGSELAALGENAIRYSACEILLHDIASHLHPGNELDERVLACMCLYNYTSGKGKQMLMSLSEGSRESLRRLSSFTWMAEELLQVTDYFLSSKPRVSCVHTQILEIGQPGNGAATAIAFFRGQLFAGYSNGTIRLRRAPAPCTPNLHSF, encoded by the exons ATGCCGACGGCACCAGCGGCGGTGCCGCCGCGCACTTGCATGGACTCCCTCATCGccttcctccaccaccacctgcGAGCGCTCCTCGCCGACCCCGCCGCGCTGCACGCCACGCGCCGCCGCTGCCTCGCTCTGCTCACGCCTCCCCTGCGCCACCGTTGCCGTGACAACCTCTCCGGCGGCGGCCAGGAGGAGGAGAACAacgacgaagacgacgacgaggCCGTCCTCGCCGCGCTCCACGGCTCCATCGACGCGCTCCTCCCGTCATCGTCATCAGTCGtcgtcgacggcgacggcgcggcggcggccgccgtcTGCCTTGCGGGCGTCGAGGAGGCGCTGCAGGCGCCCGCGCTGCTGCCGGAGCACGGCCAGACGGCGGGGCTGGACAACCGCCGCGTCGCCGCGTGCGCCTACTTCTGCCTCGCGCTCGTGCGGTGCGCCCAGGGGGACGCGTGGCAGATGGCCATGGACCTCCTGCAGGCCGTCGCCGTGTGCCCCGCCGCGGtggccgccaccaccgcccgcGACGACGGCGCCACCACCGGGCTCGTGCCGCGCGCGCTCTGGGAGGGGCTGTTCGACGAGGGCGTGCTCGCCagggccggcgccggcggcgccggcgaaGACGACGCGGCGCGCCGCGCGGCCAGGCGTTACAAGGACTGGCTCATGTACTACAaggtcgtcgccgccgacggcgCGCAAAATGGCGG GTGTCTTCAGGCAGGAAGATCTGGAAGCCCTTCCATTTCGAGATGGTTGAATTCTTCGGAG GACAGAACGAACCATTCAGTTGATCGTGAAGGAATTAGCACGGTCTCTGCATCAAAATCTGGTGTTCATGGGTTTGCCGAGCTGAAGGACTTTCTCAGCATTGCAGATCAAGATTTCCAGGAAGATACCAAAGGGAGTTCTGATAGCAGGTGCCTCCATGAGATGCTCCAGGAGTCCCAGTCTGATTCGCCTGTTTCCTTCTACTCACATCTTGATTCTAGTGAAGAAAGTGATAGTGAG CAGGCAGCTCCATATGACAAAGGCAGGTCAGCAAAGATCATGCCCATAGATGCAGATTTCTTGGCAGCTAAACTCCATGAAAG ATCAAACCACAACAAGAATCTGACGTGGTGCACATCTCCTGAAAATGCAATGATATACGCTCCAGAATCTCCAATGTACAAGGTAGATGACCATGAGATGAAATCAAACTGCTTGCAATCAAACAGATCTCATGGCTCACTGAATAATCTATCAAATTCGGTCCTGGAGCTGAAGAATGCTGACTCATACTCCACATCCAACTATTCTGCCAAGGATGCCATGTTTCCGCAGTGCTCGCCGAGGTACGATCTCAGATGCTTCAGCACCTTCTCAACCAAATTCATCAAGAAAAGTTCCCTGTCCGATCTAGTCTCCAGAGGAAGCATGAGCAGGAAATTCAAGACTTCCACAACCAGTGATGATTGGAGTGATGTCAGCTCGCGCTGGGGAAAGGACAGTCAGGTAGATTTTCTTGAGAGGTTCGAGAAGGCAGTATCAAGACTATTGATTTCAGATGGACTAGAAAGCTGCCTAGATGCTGGCTCTGAGGTCACAACTATATGGCAATTACTGAACAACACTTCTGAGGCAAGACACAATTCATCAGTTAGGCAAGATATCCTTGACCAGCTGCTTGACAGCATTTCCACATCAAAAAAGGACAAAGTGGTCAGGGCATCAGTCTATGTTCTGCTGCTCATGATATCTGAAGATAGAAATATGATGAGAGGCATCAAGAGGAAGGACTTCCATTTATCTAACTTAGCCATTGCATTGAAGAGAGATGTACATGAAGCAGCCATTCTGATATATCTGTTGGATCCTACACCTTTAGAGATAAAAAACTTGGATCTGTTGCCCTCGCTTCTACATGTTGCTTGTAACTCAGGCACCCAAAAATGGCCTGCAATGCTTCCACTGACACCGACATCAGCATCAATAGCTCTCATTGAGATCTTAGTGACAGCATTCGACTATGTAACAAACAATGTCCACTTGGCTTCCCTCAGCTCTCCTCCTATTCTGTCTAAGCTTGTAGATGTTGCAAAGAACCACAACTTGGAGGAAGGTGTAGCCCTGGCAGCTATTCTCATCAGATGTGTACGTCTCAATGGTAACTGCAAGAAGTTCTTATCACAGGCTACTCCAGTGGACCCATTCCTTCACCTTCTGAGACGGAAAGAGCACCGTGCCAAGTGTGCTGCACTTGAATACTTCCATGAGATTCTACAGATTCCCAG GTCCTCAGCAAACTCTCTGCTTGaagaaatacgacggcaaggtggCATTGCAATTATGCACACACTGATGGTCAGCCTCCATCAAACTGAACCTGAACATCGGGTTTTAGCAGCTAGCCTTCTCCTGCAATTGGATATGATG GTTTCATATTCCTTTTGGCAGGAGAGATCAGATGGCAGGAGTGTGTTCCAAGACGAAGCAATGGAAGTCCTGTTGGACTCTCTATCATCTCAAGAAAATAGTAGAGTACAGGCACTATCAGCATGTTTTCTGTCAAACCTTGGAGGGACTTATTCCTGGTCAGGAGAATCGTACACTGCAGCATGGCTCACAAAGAAAGCCGGTCTCACATCAACATCACAAAGAAATACAATCAGGAACATCGACTGGCTTGATTCTTGCCTGCAG GATACAGAAATAAGCACATGGAGCAATAAATCTGCACGAGCGATTATTAAAATAGGAGTACCGTTTATCAGCGCTTTAGCCAAAGGAATGCAAAGCAAGGTGAAGGGAACCTCACAGGATTGCCTCATATGCAGTGCATGGCTCGGAAGCGAGCTGGCTGCCCTTGGTGAAAATGCCATAAGATATTCTGCTTGTGAGATCTTGTTGCATGACATAGCAAGTCACCTTCATCCAGGAAATGAGCTTGACGAAAGGGTTCTAGCATGCATGTGTCTCTATAATTACACCTCTGGAAAAG GAAAGCAAATGTTGATGAGCTTGTCAGAGGGTTCCCGAGAATCTCTTAGGAGGCTTTCATCATTCACATGGATGGCTGAGGAGTTACTTCAAGTTACAGATTATTTTCTTTCCAGCAAACCA CGTGTATCATGTGTACATACACAAATTCTAGAAATTGGACAACCAGGCAATGGCGCAGCAACTGCTATAGCATTCTTCAGAGGGCAGCTTTTTGCTGGTTATTCTAATGGCACCATCAGG CTAAGGAGGGCGCCAGCCCCCTGCACACCAAATCTGCACTCATTTTAG
- the LOC8077901 gene encoding putative E3 ubiquitin-protein ligase LIN-1 isoform X1: MPTAPAAVPPRTCMDSLIAFLHHHLRALLADPAALHATRRRCLALLTPPLRHRCRDNLSGGGQEEENNDEDDDEAVLAALHGSIDALLPSSSSVVVDGDGAAAAAVCLAGVEEALQAPALLPEHGQTAGLDNRRVAACAYFCLALVRCAQGDAWQMAMDLLQAVAVCPAAVAATTARDDGATTGLVPRALWEGLFDEGVLARAGAGGAGEDDAARRAARRYKDWLMYYKVVAADGAQNGGCLQAGRSGSPSISRWLNSSEDRTNHSVDREGISTVSASKSGVHGFAELKDFLSIADQDFQEDTKGSSDSRCLHEMLQESQSDSPVSFYSHLDSSEESDSEQAAPYDKGRSAKIMPIDADFLAAKLHERSNHNKNLTWCTSPENAMIYAPESPMYKVDDHEMKSNCLQSNRSHGSLNNLSNSVLELKNADSYSTSNYSAKDAMFPQCSPRYDLRCFSTFSTKFIKKSSLSDLVSRGSMSRKFKTSTTSDDWSDVSSRWGKDSQVDFLERFEKAVSRLLISDGLESCLDAGSEVTTIWQLLNNTSEARHNSSVRQDILDQLLDSISTSKKDKVVRASVYVLLLMISEDRNMMRGIKRKDFHLSNLAIALKRDVHEAAILIYLLDPTPLEIKNLDLLPSLLHVACNSGTQKWPAMLPLTPTSASIALIEILVTAFDYVTNNVHLASLSSPPILSKLVDVAKNHNLEEGVALAAILIRCVRLNGNCKKFLSQATPVDPFLHLLRRKEHRAKCAALEYFHEILQIPRSSANSLLEEIRRQGGIAIMHTLMVSLHQTEPEHRVLAASLLLQLDMMVSYSFWQERSDGRSVFQDEAMEVLLDSLSSQENSRVQALSACFLSNLGGTYSWSGESYTAAWLTKKAGLTSTSQRNTIRNIDWLDSCLQDTEISTWSNKSARAIIKIGVPFISALAKGMQSKVKGTSQDCLICSAWLGSELAALGENAIRYSACEILLHDIASHLHPGNELDERVLACMCLYNYTSGKGKQMLMSLSEGSRESLRRLSSFTWMAEELLQVTDYFLSSKPRVSCVHTQILEIGQPGNGAATAIAFFRGQLFAGYSNGTIRAWDIKGQRAVIIREVKEHKKAVTCFALSETGENLLSGSADKSIRVWEMAQRKLECVEMIQIREAVQKLDICGDKVLVLAQNNVFKFSSASRSSQTFYRSKHVKSLAVYQGKAYLGCKDSSIQELDVSVESNIEIRAPRRSWMISKQSISSIVVYRDWMYCAGGQVEGSALKDWKKRCKPNMTMPIPKGTSVEAMEVVEDFIYLNCSRSPSIIQIWLREKQQKVGRLSAGSKITSLFTANDMIFCGTETGLIKAWIPL; the protein is encoded by the exons ATGCCGACGGCACCAGCGGCGGTGCCGCCGCGCACTTGCATGGACTCCCTCATCGccttcctccaccaccacctgcGAGCGCTCCTCGCCGACCCCGCCGCGCTGCACGCCACGCGCCGCCGCTGCCTCGCTCTGCTCACGCCTCCCCTGCGCCACCGTTGCCGTGACAACCTCTCCGGCGGCGGCCAGGAGGAGGAGAACAacgacgaagacgacgacgaggCCGTCCTCGCCGCGCTCCACGGCTCCATCGACGCGCTCCTCCCGTCATCGTCATCAGTCGtcgtcgacggcgacggcgcggcggcggccgccgtcTGCCTTGCGGGCGTCGAGGAGGCGCTGCAGGCGCCCGCGCTGCTGCCGGAGCACGGCCAGACGGCGGGGCTGGACAACCGCCGCGTCGCCGCGTGCGCCTACTTCTGCCTCGCGCTCGTGCGGTGCGCCCAGGGGGACGCGTGGCAGATGGCCATGGACCTCCTGCAGGCCGTCGCCGTGTGCCCCGCCGCGGtggccgccaccaccgcccgcGACGACGGCGCCACCACCGGGCTCGTGCCGCGCGCGCTCTGGGAGGGGCTGTTCGACGAGGGCGTGCTCGCCagggccggcgccggcggcgccggcgaaGACGACGCGGCGCGCCGCGCGGCCAGGCGTTACAAGGACTGGCTCATGTACTACAaggtcgtcgccgccgacggcgCGCAAAATGGCGG GTGTCTTCAGGCAGGAAGATCTGGAAGCCCTTCCATTTCGAGATGGTTGAATTCTTCGGAG GACAGAACGAACCATTCAGTTGATCGTGAAGGAATTAGCACGGTCTCTGCATCAAAATCTGGTGTTCATGGGTTTGCCGAGCTGAAGGACTTTCTCAGCATTGCAGATCAAGATTTCCAGGAAGATACCAAAGGGAGTTCTGATAGCAGGTGCCTCCATGAGATGCTCCAGGAGTCCCAGTCTGATTCGCCTGTTTCCTTCTACTCACATCTTGATTCTAGTGAAGAAAGTGATAGTGAG CAGGCAGCTCCATATGACAAAGGCAGGTCAGCAAAGATCATGCCCATAGATGCAGATTTCTTGGCAGCTAAACTCCATGAAAG ATCAAACCACAACAAGAATCTGACGTGGTGCACATCTCCTGAAAATGCAATGATATACGCTCCAGAATCTCCAATGTACAAGGTAGATGACCATGAGATGAAATCAAACTGCTTGCAATCAAACAGATCTCATGGCTCACTGAATAATCTATCAAATTCGGTCCTGGAGCTGAAGAATGCTGACTCATACTCCACATCCAACTATTCTGCCAAGGATGCCATGTTTCCGCAGTGCTCGCCGAGGTACGATCTCAGATGCTTCAGCACCTTCTCAACCAAATTCATCAAGAAAAGTTCCCTGTCCGATCTAGTCTCCAGAGGAAGCATGAGCAGGAAATTCAAGACTTCCACAACCAGTGATGATTGGAGTGATGTCAGCTCGCGCTGGGGAAAGGACAGTCAGGTAGATTTTCTTGAGAGGTTCGAGAAGGCAGTATCAAGACTATTGATTTCAGATGGACTAGAAAGCTGCCTAGATGCTGGCTCTGAGGTCACAACTATATGGCAATTACTGAACAACACTTCTGAGGCAAGACACAATTCATCAGTTAGGCAAGATATCCTTGACCAGCTGCTTGACAGCATTTCCACATCAAAAAAGGACAAAGTGGTCAGGGCATCAGTCTATGTTCTGCTGCTCATGATATCTGAAGATAGAAATATGATGAGAGGCATCAAGAGGAAGGACTTCCATTTATCTAACTTAGCCATTGCATTGAAGAGAGATGTACATGAAGCAGCCATTCTGATATATCTGTTGGATCCTACACCTTTAGAGATAAAAAACTTGGATCTGTTGCCCTCGCTTCTACATGTTGCTTGTAACTCAGGCACCCAAAAATGGCCTGCAATGCTTCCACTGACACCGACATCAGCATCAATAGCTCTCATTGAGATCTTAGTGACAGCATTCGACTATGTAACAAACAATGTCCACTTGGCTTCCCTCAGCTCTCCTCCTATTCTGTCTAAGCTTGTAGATGTTGCAAAGAACCACAACTTGGAGGAAGGTGTAGCCCTGGCAGCTATTCTCATCAGATGTGTACGTCTCAATGGTAACTGCAAGAAGTTCTTATCACAGGCTACTCCAGTGGACCCATTCCTTCACCTTCTGAGACGGAAAGAGCACCGTGCCAAGTGTGCTGCACTTGAATACTTCCATGAGATTCTACAGATTCCCAG GTCCTCAGCAAACTCTCTGCTTGaagaaatacgacggcaaggtggCATTGCAATTATGCACACACTGATGGTCAGCCTCCATCAAACTGAACCTGAACATCGGGTTTTAGCAGCTAGCCTTCTCCTGCAATTGGATATGATG GTTTCATATTCCTTTTGGCAGGAGAGATCAGATGGCAGGAGTGTGTTCCAAGACGAAGCAATGGAAGTCCTGTTGGACTCTCTATCATCTCAAGAAAATAGTAGAGTACAGGCACTATCAGCATGTTTTCTGTCAAACCTTGGAGGGACTTATTCCTGGTCAGGAGAATCGTACACTGCAGCATGGCTCACAAAGAAAGCCGGTCTCACATCAACATCACAAAGAAATACAATCAGGAACATCGACTGGCTTGATTCTTGCCTGCAG GATACAGAAATAAGCACATGGAGCAATAAATCTGCACGAGCGATTATTAAAATAGGAGTACCGTTTATCAGCGCTTTAGCCAAAGGAATGCAAAGCAAGGTGAAGGGAACCTCACAGGATTGCCTCATATGCAGTGCATGGCTCGGAAGCGAGCTGGCTGCCCTTGGTGAAAATGCCATAAGATATTCTGCTTGTGAGATCTTGTTGCATGACATAGCAAGTCACCTTCATCCAGGAAATGAGCTTGACGAAAGGGTTCTAGCATGCATGTGTCTCTATAATTACACCTCTGGAAAAG GAAAGCAAATGTTGATGAGCTTGTCAGAGGGTTCCCGAGAATCTCTTAGGAGGCTTTCATCATTCACATGGATGGCTGAGGAGTTACTTCAAGTTACAGATTATTTTCTTTCCAGCAAACCA CGTGTATCATGTGTACATACACAAATTCTAGAAATTGGACAACCAGGCAATGGCGCAGCAACTGCTATAGCATTCTTCAGAGGGCAGCTTTTTGCTGGTTATTCTAATGGCACCATCAGG GCATGGGACATAAAAGGCCAGAGAGCAGTAATCATCAGGGAGGTAAAAGAGCACAAGAAGGCGGTGACTTGTTTTGCACTATCAGAAACTGGGGAGAACCTCCTGAGTGGATCAGCAGACAAATCTATTCGG GTATGGGAAATGGCACAGCGCAAGCTAGAGTGTGTGGAGATGATTCAGATAAGAGAGGCTGTACAAAAGCTTGATATTTGTGGTGACAAAGTTCTTGTACTTGCACAGAACAACGTTTTCAAG TTCTCTAGTGCATCAAGAAGCAGCCAAACATTTTACAGGAGCAAGCATGTCAAATCTCTAGCTGTATATCAGGGAAAAGCTTACCTTGGATGCAAAGACTCAAGTATACAG GAACTAGACGTGTCAGTTGAATCCAACATTGAGATAAGGGCACCTAGAAGAAGCTGGATGATTAGCAAACAATCCATTAGCTCCATTGTTGTATACAGAGATTGGATGTACTGTGCCGGTGGTCAGGTCGAAGGATCAGCCTTAAAG GATTGGAAGAAACGATGCAAACCTAATATGACCATGCCAATACCAAAGGGAACAAGTGTAGAGGCCATGGAAGTAGTGGAAGATTTCATCTACTTGAACTGCAGTAGAAGCCCTAGTATCATTCAG ATATGGTTGAGAGAGAAGCAGCAGAAAGTAGGAAGGCTATCTGCAGGAAGCAAGATAACGAGCTTGTTCACTGCAAACGACATGATTTTCTGTGGTACAGAAACTGGGTTAATTAAG GCCTGGATACCGTTGTGA